One stretch of Astatotilapia calliptera chromosome 3, fAstCal1.2, whole genome shotgun sequence DNA includes these proteins:
- the LOC113013884 gene encoding C-type mannose receptor 2-like, with the protein MYTDLATITDEQDLEDLAGLVGSGGPFVYLGLYRDWGWSVSENDDYKEGEPAYWNWASGEPSVQSCASMSATGGWSATPCNSTLSFFCYTALATDVSERFVLITNTMDWLSAQSYCRTTYTDLARVQNQQENDLLQALVTNQQVWIGLTRMSWRWSDGSEPSFIPWGLSVIASAQLSDCGVLQVSSNPLGMVQRSYAEKQPFICYTAPRKKTLVQMELSADVDMTDPGVRESVLKWVKNNLGGTSDDLNVSWWKPPEKKYLLKHQKCPP; encoded by the exons ATGTACACTGATTTGGCAACCATAACTGATGAGCAGGACTTGGAGGATTTAGCAGGTCTGGTGGGGTCTGGTGGTCCCTTTGTGTACTTAGGTTTGTACAGAGATTGGGGCTGGTCAGTGTCTGAAAATGATGACTACAAAGAAGGAGAACCTGCATACTGGAACTGGGCAAGTGGTGAGCCCAGTGTTCAGTCCTGTGCAAGCATGTCAGCAACAGGGGGATGGTCTGCTACACCGTGCAACTCCACTTTAAGCTTCTTCTGCTACACTG caCTTGCCACTGACGTTTCTGAAAGGTTTGTCCTGATCACCAACACCATGGACTGGCTCTCTGCTCAGAGCTACTGCAGGACTACGTACACAGATCTGGCCCGAGTGCAGAACCAGCAGGAAAATGACCTGCTGCAAGCCTTGGTGACAAACCAGCAGGTGTGGATCGGCTTGACAAGGATGTCCTGGAGGTGGTCTGATGGAAGCGAACCCTCGTTCATACCCTGGGGACTCTCTGTGATAGCGTCAGCTCAACTCAGCGATTGTGGTGTGCTTCAGGTCAGCAGCAATCCTCTTGGGATGGTCCAAAGGAGCTATGCTGAAAAACAGCCCTTTATTTGCTACACCG CTCCGCGGAAAAAGACATTGGTGCAAATGGAGCTCAGTGCTGATGTGGACATGACAGACCCGGGTGTGAGGGAGTCTGTCTTGAAATGG GTTAAAAATAACCTGGGCGGTACATCTGATGACCTAAACGTGAGCTGGTGGAAACCTCCAGAAAAGAAATACCTCTTAAAGCATCAGAAATGTCCCCCATAG
- the LOC113012898 gene encoding E3 ubiquitin-protein ligase TRIM39-like, with amino-acid sequence MASNMLPEKQFYCPVCEQVFTDPVTTPCGHNFCQACIQSKWEGTDVCQCPACDRSFPSRPEISINIAFKELADTFKQMIVCSSAAPLSSAQPGEVVCDVCAATSLQVKALKSCLVCLTSYCESHLEPHKRVVTLKLHKLMEPVKNLQDRMCKKHERLLEMFCRDEQKCVCQFCTETEHRDHKVVSVQDESTERKVLIKKSEADFQEMIQERLKKGEEIKNCLKLSTVSGEMEVKESDRLFTSLIHTIKERQTEVNAEIKEEQKAVERRAEELISELQQEITELQRRNTEMEELKNTEDHLHLLQHLPSITSPPPTKEWMEINIPPELCVGTVRRALSKVERTLMNEMENLKKKEMKRMQKYAVDVVLDPDTAHPNIVLTADGKQAGRGELLHVVPDNPQRFDPVICVLAKQGYISGRFYFQVSVGQKTFWDLGVVKGSVNRKGMITSKPENGYWTVRLRNGDEYRALDSPSVRLPLKEKPEIVGVFTDYDEGTVSFFDVEARSHIYTFTGCLFSEKVYPFFSPGVCDEGKNKGPLIITAVNHES; translated from the exons ATGGCCTCCAACATGCTACCAGAAAAACAGTTCTACTGTCCCGTCTGTGAGCAGGTGTTCACAGACCCAGTGACGACTCCCTGCGGACACAACTTCTGCCAAGCCTGCATTCAGAGCAAGTGGGAAGGCACTGACGTCTGCCAGTGCCCCGCGTGTGACAGGTCGTTCCCTTCAAGGCCTGAAATAAGCATAAATATAGCTTTCAAAGAGCTCGCAGACACATTCAAACAGATGATAGTCTGCTCATCGGCCGCGCCGCTGTCTTCAGCCCAGCCTGGTGAGGTGGTGTGTGATGTCTGTGCCGCCACGTCCCTGCAGGTGAAAGCACTGAAATCCTGCCTGGTGTGCCTGACATCGTACTGTGAATCCCACCTGGAGCCTCACAAGAGGGTGGTCACCCTGAAGCTGCACAAGCTCATGGAGCCGGTGAAGAACCTGCAGGACAGGATGTGTAAGAAGCACGAGCGGCTGCTGGAGATGTTCTGCAGGGATGAGCAGAAGTGTGTGTGCCAGTTCTGCACTGAGACTGAGCACAGAGATCATAAGGTTGTTTCTGTACAGGATGAGAGCACGGAGAGGAAG GTCCTTATTAAGAAGAGTGAGGCTGACTTTCAGGAGATGATCCAGGAGCGACTGAAGAAAGGGGAGGAGATCAAAAACTGTTTGAAGCTCAGCACG gTAAGTGGAGAGATGGAGGTGAAGGAGAGCGATCGTCTCTTTACGTCTCTGATTCATACCATCAAGGAGAGACAGACCGAAGTGAATGCAGAGATAAAGGAGGAGCAGAAGGCAGTGGAGAGGAGGGCGGAGGAGCTCATCAGTGAGCTGCAGCAGGAGATCACTGAGCTGCAGAGGAGAAACACGgagatggaggagctgaagaacaCTGAGGATCACCTGCACCTCCTGCAG CATTTGCCCTCTATTACATCACCTCCACCCACAAAAGAGTGGATGGAGATCAACATACCACCTGAGCTCTGTGTGGGGACTGTGCGGAGAGCGTTGTCTAAAGTTGAACGGACCCTCATGAATGAAATGGAAAActtgaagaaaaaag AGATGAAGAGGATGCAGAAATATGCAG TTGACGTGGTTTTAGATCCGGACACTGCCCATCCAAACATCGTCTTAACAGCTGACGGGAAGCAAGCGGGTCGTGGTGAGCTTCTTCACGTTGTTCCAGACAACCCCCAACGCTTCGACCCTGTCATCTGTGTTTTGGCCAAGCAAGGCTACATCTCGGGGAGGTTCTACTTCCAG GTTTCAGTCGGTCAAAAGACCTTCTGGGATCTGGGCGTGGTCAAAGGGTCTGTCAACAGGAAGGGCATGATCACCTCCAAGCCAGAGAACGGCTACTGGACAGTGCGCTTGAGGAACGGCGATGAGTATCGAGCTTTAGACTCCCCTTCGGTCCGTCTTCCTCTCAAGGAGAAACCGGAGATTGTGGGGGTCTTTACGGATTACGACGAGGGAACCGTGTCGTTCTTCGACGTGGAGGCCAGATCTCACATCTACACCTTTACTGGGTGCCTTTTCTCTGAGAAAGTTTACCCCTTCTTCAGCCCGGGCGTTTGCGacgaaggaaaaaacaaagggcCATTGATTATCACAGCTGTCAATCATGAGTCATAG
- the LOC113012904 gene encoding polymeric immunoglobulin receptor-like, whose amino-acid sequence MQRLFILTLSLIPWIPAVLCWVTTQKEFIGPEGGSLTVQCRYGSHYADHVKYWCHGGTRIFCEILARTDETSSANPSEDKVSIFDDPARLMFTVTINDLKETDSGWYSCGVELASSADDVAYTEVKVFHGVSVVNSMVSGEEGSSLTVQCLYTQRFRLSEKKWCRSGDPSSCLSTGSERSYEDTSVTISDDRTEAFTVTLKKLQMRDADWYLCSAGQQQVAVQVQVRPHGSTKPVTSPPTPSQPWNRYRYMLESIVGCSSLLLLVGLAVLARKILRKKASSRFKQTEEIFPDNPKGMRDLQRSK is encoded by the exons ATGCAGCGACTCTTTATACTCACGCTCAGCCTGATACCATGGATCCCAG CTGTTCTCTGCTGGGTGACCACTCAAAAGGAGTTTATTGGCCCGGAGGGTGGATCCCTCACTGTCCAATGTCGATATGGTTCTCACTATGCTGACCATGTCAAATACTGGTGTCATGGGGGGACGAGAATTTTCTGCGAGATCCTGGCCCGAACTGACGAGACCTCCTCGGCCAATCCAAGTGAAGACAAAGTGAGCATTTTTGACGACCCGGCCCGGTTGATGTTCACAGTGACCATAAACGACCTGAAAGAGACGGACTCTGGGTGGTACTCGTGTGGTGTGGAATTAGCATCAAGCGCTGATGACGTGGCTTACACTGAAGTGAAAGTGTTTCATG GTGTGTCAGTTGTGAACAGCATGGTGAGTGGGGAAGAAGGAAGTAGTCTCACGGTTCAATGCCTTTACACTCAGAGATTCAG ACTAAGTGAGAAGAAGTGGTGTCGGAGCGGAGACCCGAGCTCCTGTCTGTCGACAGGTTCTGAAAGGAGTTACGAAGATACTTCAGTGACCATCAGCGATGACAGAACTGAGGCTTTCACTGTAACCTTAAAGAAGCTGCAGATGAGAGATGCTGACTGGTATTTATGTTCTGCAGGGCAGCAGCAAGTAGCCGTACAGGTTCAGGTCAGACCACACGGCTCTACTA AGCCCGTGACATCCCCACCTACTCCAAGTCAGCCCTGGAACCGTTACCG TTACATGTTGGAGTCTATAGTGGGGTGTTCGTCTCTCCTGCTTCTAGTGGGCTTGGCTGTATTGGCAAGAAAGATACTGCGCA AGAAGGCTTCTTCACGCTTTAAGCAGACGGAAGAGATATTCCCT GATAATCCAAAGGGCATGAGAGACCTGCAACGAAGCAAGTAA